DNA sequence from the Pedobacter schmidteae genome:
CTCCTGGTGATGAAAGATACCACGCAAACCAACTGGCTGCACAGACTTCCACCTACCAAACAACCCCATCAGGCACGGGTTAATTTAACCTTCCGTACCATTGAAATTTAAATTTATTTAGCTGCAGGATTTGCAGGATCTTGCTTTGGCGGTCTGGGTCCCCTTTTATATATCACAAGGCCATTTAAAAAATTACGTAGGATCTGATCTCCACAAGCCTTAAAATTTGGGTGATCACTGTTCCTGAACATATCCCCCAACTCACTTTTACTAACCTTAAAGTTTACCAGAGCCATAATTTTCAATATATCATCGTTGGTAAGCGACAAGGCCACACGTAACTTTTTAAAAATATCGTTATTACTCATACTACATTGCTATTTCAATCTTAACCTTTTTATTCTTTATCCTTTCATTCTGCAGCGCAACCAGAATACGTTTCACCATTTTACGCTTTACAGCAACATAAGAAGCCTGATCCTTCACCTCTATCAATCCCACGTCTTCTTTTTCCAGACCTCCTTTTTTCAAAAGCAAGCCCACTATGTCTATTTTATTTACCTTATCTTTTTTACCTGCCGCAATATACAAGGTTTGCCATTCGCTATCTTTTGGCAACTTAAAATCGCCTTTTAAGCTTTCTATTTCAATATCAGCCTTCAGAAAAGGATACCTCTCATCTTCAGCAATAATCAGGTAAGCAGTTCCTTTTGCATTCATTCGTGCTGTACGTCCATTCCGATGTAAAAATGCATCTTCGGTATAAGGGAGCTGATAATGAACAATACACTCCACCTCAGGTATATCCAAGCCTCGTGATGCCAGATCGGTTGTAATCAGAATTTTGATACTTCCATTTCTGAATTTCAGCAAAGCACGCTCACGCTCATCCTGCTCCATTCCACCGTGAAAAATATCATGCGCCAGATCCTCGTCTATTAACAAATCACTGATCCGGTCTACCGTTTCCCGATGGTTACAAAAAATCAACATATTTTTATCGCCAACCTTACAAATCAATTTTAATAAAGTCGCAAGCTTTTCTTCGGCAGTGGTCAGTACCTTTTTCAGCTTCAGATCCGGCACTACCGCCTCATCCTGCAAAAAATTAATCTCAATAGGCTCATCAATACTGGTAAAATCAGGAATCTCTTCCATTGAAGTGGCGGAGGTTAGGATCCTTTGTTTTAAAGAAAGTAATTTGCGGATGATATAAGACATGTCTTCCTTAAAGCCAAACTCTAAAGCTTTATCAAATTCATCCAATACCAATGTGGTTATCGCCGACTCATCAAAATTTTCATGGCGAAGGTGGTAAGCAATTCTACCTGGCGTACCAATCAGTACCGCAGGTGGCTCTTCAAAATTGTTTCGCTCTGTTTTTACCGGATGCCCACCATAGCAGCAGTTTACCTTAAAACCCGTCGACATTTGACGGAATACCATTTCAATCTGCAAGGCCAGTTCGCGGGAGGGAACCAATATCAATGCCTGTACTCCTGGAGTTTGCTTACTTAGATTTTTTAATACAGGAAGCAGAAAACCCAATGTTTTACCCGACCCGGTAGGGGCCAGCAAAACCACATCGGCCCCACTCTTTCCAGCAGCCAATGTATCCAGCTGCATTTGATTAAGGGAGTTAATCTTTAATTTTTCCAGTATTTTTTCTACCATCATCCGGCAAAGATAATGGAATTAAGGGATTAAAATTTCAGATACTTCTTTCTAAGGTACTTCAGCGAACTATTTAAACGTACATCCAGATTCATCAGCATATGCCCCCGCTCCGAAATCCAGGTGGTCATTTTATTATTCACGCGTTTTATGGGCACATAAACCCGCTCTTCCATCATCTCCTCATAATTAACAGAAGCCCTGCTTTGCTGCAACAAATTAAATTCATCTAACAATTCTGCTTTCATAATGTTTATATTTAGTTAGCGATCCGAATATTTAACGAAATCGCACTTACCATATTATAACAACCCGGAATAAAAAGGGTTTCAACATACCATTAAACTGTTGACAACTAGACAATTGTTAGCAATTAAACAATCACAAATTAACACATTTTTAATTTTATCAACTTATTTTTAGGAAACCTGAGTACGGGTTGTTTAAAACTAACACCAATTAACGTATGACCTGGAAGAAATTTAGCGGCGAGATTATCCACTCGTCCATTTTAGAAGAAGTAGAAAATGCAATCATCAGAGAAAGCGACAATGGTTACCGCCTCAAAGTATGTATAGGTACCGATTCGCAGGTAAAAGGTGCATTTACAGATTTTGCGACAGTAATTGTTTTGTTGAGAGAGCATCATGGTGGCTTCATGTACATTCACCAGGAAAAAACAAGCCAAAAGATGAGTATCAAAGAAAGGATGCTTGTTGAAGTACAAAAGTCAATTGAGACCGCCTATTCCGTTTGCGATCTGTTAGACCTGTACAATGTCGATCTGGAGGTGCATGCCGATATCAATACCAATCCCATGTTTAAATCAAACAAAGCGCTAAACGAAGCCATGGGATATATTCTAAGCATGGGCTTTATATTTAAAGCAAAACCCGAAGCTTTTGCCAGCTCGACCTGTGCAGATAAGATGGTACATTAACTACCATTGCCGACCTGGACCAACTGGCACCGCCTTCACAACAGGTGGAACAACATCCCTATCCTTCATCGCCGCCTTAAACCGCTCCGCAAAAGCATTAACAGCCTTTGTTGTTGCTTTCACATATCCGTTCCATTCCGCAGCATTTAGTTTACCCGGTTTATTTTCAAGCGGCGTCCCAACTGTTGTTGCCGGCACAAAATTACCATAGCGATCTCTTTGGTAAGGAATAAAAACAAAATCAGTTAACCAAAACCGGTATTTTCCATCCTTTGCTTCAGCATAAAAATGATACTGCACTTCTCCCGAAGGCCGACTTAAAACCAATGCAGTCTTATTAATGATCATTTTTCCAGTAGCATGAATCAATGAATCCGTTGTCGCAGATTTCGGTTTCATCGTTTTAACAGATTTCTTTAAGAAATCAACAGCTCTTGCAGTTAACGAGTCTTTTGGTATATCCTTTGCAACCACAACCTCGTAACAAATTAATTTGCCACGTTCATCTGTAGCCAAAGGTTTCTCCTGTCCAAAACATACCACACCAAAAAGCACAAAGGTTATTAAAGCTGAAAGTTTCATATATAAAGATATAAAAAAGCCACCGGTATTCCGGTGGCCTAAAATTAACGTAATTGAGACTAAAATGCGTAAACCGCAGCCAGCGAGAATTGCGAAGCAGACTTGGTTGGTAAACCATTGCTTTTCACAAACGACTGCGAGTAATCTTTATCATTGTCTAAACGAACCTCGGGGATAAATGTTAAATCGCCTGCCTTGATATTTGCAGATAACGTACCCGATATCACCGCAGCATCAGCTGCACCTGCCACCCCCTTAAGGTTAAAATACTCAGCCCTTAAACCCAAGGCAACAGCGGGAGTAAATGCATATTGTGGATATAAGGCCGCGCCTGTGTAACCACCGTTATCATTTGAAGCAGAATAATCAGCAGCATTTAAACCCAATTTAAAATTATCAGTTACCTGATAAGTAGTAGTCAGATCGACAATTGTTCCAGAACCGTAACCGCCACCAGAATGGTAACCATTCAATACATTGATATAAGCGGTCCAGCCTTTTACAGGAGCAACCATCAGCTGCGCACCTACCGACGACACGCCGTTAAAATCCTCATAAGCATTCCAATCATTAAATAGACCTACCATTAAGCTAACTTTATCAGAAAAGGAATAAGTTCCTTTAATACCAGCATTCTGAAAAGGTCCGGCACCAAATAAATAAGAGGTTGAATAATTGAAATTAGCTACAGGCGAAATCACCTCATACCCAACAAATGTACCCATATAACCGGCAGTCATGCTAAACTTATCCGTAAAAGCATAGTTTACATATAAGTTCTGAATATGAAATGATTCTCCGGTCGAACTTGGCACAATTGACTGAGCTTGTCCACGTGGTCCAAAAGACAGCTCCCCAACAAAAGATGCTTTACCGGTAGTTTTCTTCAAAGCCAGATCAATCATACCGATTGAGACTGAATTATTCTCCGAATCAAAGTACGTTTTGATATTGGGCGCCTTTGCAAAATCATATTTAAAATAGGTATCTACCGATCCTGAGATTTGCAAAGGTGCTTCCGCCGTTTCCTGAGCATAACCAGCAGAAACGAACGTAAAGGTGGCGAAGGTTAATAATGATCTTAATTTCATAATCTAGTTTTGGTTTGAGGTTGAGAATTTAGACGAATAAACAGGGATGATTAAAAATGATTTTCGACTTCCTGACCTGCTACGATCAAAGTGCCTTGCGAATATTTTTCGTTGTGCTGACTGGCATCGAGACCTTCTGCCTCCTCTTCTTCCGACACACGAATTGGCTGCACCAGGTTAATCAACTTGAAGATGGCAAATGACATCACAAAACTGAATATAACCGTAATCAGCACACCTTTAAGCTGAGTGATAAAGAAAGCGGGATTACCATACAATAAACCATCTACGCCTGCACCATTAACTGTTTTGGTTGCAAATATCCCGGTCAAAAGCATACCAACAATCCCTCCTACACCATGGCAAGGAAAAACATCCAATGTATCGTCCAATGAAGTTTTTTGCTTCCAGGAAACGGCAAGATTTGAAATGACCGCAGCAATTACGCCAATAAAGATGGCCGAAGGAATACTTACAAAACCTGCACCTGGCGTAATGGCTACCAAACCAACTACAGCGCCAATACAAAATCCCAATACCGATGGCTTTTTACCTCTGGATACATCAAAAAACATCCACGATAAACCTGCCGCACCCGCTGCAATATTGGTTGTAATGAAAGCAGACACCGCCAAACTGTTTGCACCTAAAGCCGAACCGGCATTAAAACCAAACCAGCCAAACCAAAGTAAACCTGTACCGATCAACACATAAGGAATATTTGCAGGAGGTACTTCCTGATGTTCCTGGTGAACTTTTCTTCTTTTAAGCACCAATGCGCCTGCCAATGCCGCCATACCAGCCGAAATATGTACCACAGTACCACCAGCAAAATCGAGCACACCCATTTTAAAAAGCAGGCCTTCCGGATGCCAGGTCCAGTGTGCCAATGGCGAGTAAACAAATAAAGAGAACAATACAATAAATAAGATGTAAGAAGTGAACCTGATCCGTTCTGCCACAGCGCCTACTACCAAACCTGGTGTAATGATGGCAAACATCAACTGAAAAACTGCAAACAAAGAAAGTGGAATAGTTGCTGCAAGGCTCCATGATGGGCTTGAATTTACCCCTTGAAAGAAGAAGAAAGTCATTGGATTTCCAATAATACCACCAATTGACTCACCAAAAGCAAGACTAAAGCTGACAACTACCCATAATACCGAAATTACTCCTGCCGCCACCACACTTTTAATCATGGTAGAAAGCACATTCTTGCGATGAACCATACCGCCATAGAAAAATGCAAGACCCGGAGTCATTAAAAACACCAAAGCCGCAGCAATTAATACAAATGCGATATCTGGCGCACTGTATTTTCCCTCATCAAAACTTGGAAGCAAGGGAATAAATAGGGCAAGAATTGCAATTATTAATAAAACTGCAAACGGACCCCATTGTTTAAATAAAACTTTTGCCATAATGTTAGATTTTACTTGTTATAATTATTAGTTTGTTTGATTTTTTTCATAAAATTAGAGAATAATCACAACAATTCACACTTAACACCTAATAAATTCAACGAAAACGTTGTATTTTTCATCAAAAATCAAACAAAAACATAAAATACTGACAATTTTAACGGCAATATTTTGAATATTTCAAATATTAACAACAAAAACACACTTATTTTTTGATAAAAAAATAAAAATCACACAAAATCACATAAAAAACAAAAACATTTAAACACAAATCATAAAAAACAAGAAAAACACAGTCAAAAACAGAAATTGACCAGGCATTTAAATTAGAACACGACTTATCCAGGACAAATTCTGTCGAATCGCCAAAAAATCAGATAAAACTTATCAGAATATCACAAAATAACCGAGAGAACGGCTACTAATGGAACAATACAGATGAATCTACGTCTTTAAAACTACCGGAAGGAGTCTTATACTGCAATTGTAAGGTATAACCACCCCCACCTTCAATAAATAAAAGCTCAAAAGGATGATAACCTTTAGCAAGGGCAATTTGCGCAGTCTTTTCGGTAGCAGGATGCAGCCCATCGTTATCTATCAGCAAACGATTGCCCAATTTTAATACACTTCCATCGTCCGATCGAAGTGCAAAGGAATAAACGCCTGTTTCGGCAGCATAAAAATACCCCACATGCCGGGTGGCAAAACTTCCGGCTGTTTTCTCGACAGGAATTTCGATAGCTTCACTGATGCGCTGAACAACAAGATCTTTTTCCTGAATCGCATTTACCGTTTTATAAGCAACCGGATAATAAGAAAAATTTAAGCCTTTTTGAGCTGTAAACAACTGCAAGGGAGCCAGGTAATTTTGCTGTTCGTAATTAATGGTATAAACTTCTCCCCTAATGTTATTAGCTCTAAAAACCGCCACTTTAAACTGAGTAGGCTTGGTCACCACCAAATCTTTAGTAAAAGCTTTTGATCGTAGTGTAGGTAAAGAACCATCTGTAGTATACCTTACCCGTAAATCTGGAAGCGGCTTATTGATATGCAAAACTCCTTTATCAACAAATACGCTCTGTTTAACAAAGCCATCCAGATCCGGCAAACGGTAATTGATGTGCATGGCATCCAACAAAGAAAAATGTCTTTGTACGCGTTTTTCAAAACCTGTCCAATTTACACCTCCCTTAAACCAGGCCACTTCTGCCATTGCCAGCATCCTTGGAAACACCATATACTCCAATCTTCTTTCCGAAGGAATATACTCTGTCCAGATATTCCCCTGCACTCCAATGATAAATTTCTTTTCTTTTTCGGAGATATTGAATTGATAGGGATCAAATGAGTATACTTTTTTTAATGAACCTCCATCTTGTTGGGCATCAAAATAACAAAACTCACCTGGGGTCATGATCACATCATTCCCTTTTTCTGCTGCATGTTTAGGTGCTGCCGGAACCCAGGTCCGCCAATACATCATAGTTGCAGTGGCCGAAACTCCTCCATCCAGAATCTCATCCCAGCCGATGAGTTTTTTACCTTTACTATTAAAAAACCGCTCCATCCTGCGCACAAAATAACTTTGCAGCTCATCCACACTTTTCAATCCCTCTTTACGCATCAGCGCTTCACACTCGGGTACATTTTTCCAGCTACTCTTTTCCACCTCATCAGCGCCCAGATGTATATATTTACTCGGAAACAAAGCCGCAATCTCCGTAAACACATTTTCCGCGAACTCAAAAGTAGTCTCTTTACAAGGACACAAAGGCTCCGAAAAGTCCTTAGCCTGCCCGCCTTTACCACGGGAAGTTAACCAGGGCATCAGGTTCGTGGCAGCCATCATATGTCCCGGCATATCAATTTCAGGAATAATTTCTACCCCTTTCGATGTAGCATAGGCAATTAAACCTTTCATTTCATCCTGTGTGTAAAAGCCCCCATACATCTTTTTGCCGTCTATTACTTTAAAGTGTTTTTCTGGTATGGCGTAATCAGGGTTTGTTTTAGATCGTGCAATACATTCAGCGTCCTGATCATTCAAATCTCTCCAGGCCCCTTTTGCTGTCAGTTCAGGGTATTTCTTTATTTCTATTCTCCAACCCTGGTCGTCTGTTAAGTGCAAATGAAATTTATTGAACTTATAATAAGCCATTCTGTCAATCATTTGGCGCAAGTAACGCAAATCAAAAAAATGGCGGGAAACATCAAGATGAATACCTCTCCAGGCAAACCTTGGGGCATCCTCAATTTGTACACAAGGAATTGCAATTTCCGTCAATGCCGATTTTCGCAATACCATTGCTTTGAAACGAAACGCCTTGGTTCCCATCAATTGCTTCAAACTGCTTATAGCCCAAAAAGCTCCTTGTACAGATCCCGCATGAATGGCAATTGCATTTTTTTCTACCATCAACTTGTATCCCTCATTGGCTAAAGAACTATCAAAACTTAAGGTAACCACATTCCTTAATTTCTTCCCTTCCCTAAACTCGGAAGTGACATTTTTCAATTCATTAAATGCCGGCTCTAAATTCTCTGAGTTCTCTGCCAAAATAATTTTGGTTGAAGTTGTCCAGATAAAACTACCTGCCGCCGGAACAAGCTTTACAGGCTGTGGAATAATTGAATAGGCAGAAACCTGCTGTTGCCCAAAAGTTGAGCACACACACAAAGAGAGCACTAAAGTCATTTTTAGTCCCCAGGCAAATACATTCTTCATAAAATTGATGTTATTTAGCTTCGTATTCAGATCCCTGCACCACACCACGGCGTTCAATTTCCTTATCAATGTAAGTCTGAATAGCAGATTTATTCAAGCCCCAGTTAGGTGCAATCAGCAGATCCCAGTCCGAAATACCAAACAAGCGCTGAATAACGATATCAGGTCTCAACAATGGAATTAATTTGCAAAGCAAATCGGTATATTCTTCCAATGAGAACAGCTTAAAAGGTTCCTTTTTATATTTAACTCCCATGATAGAACCTTCAACAATATGAAGGTGATGGAATTTTACAAATTTAATCTGCGGGAAACGGTTAATTTCATGAATATAGCCCAACATCATTTCCTCAGTTTCCCATGGAAAGCCAAAGATGGTGTGCACACAAAGATCCAGCTTTGTATTCTCCAGCAACTTAACAGCTTCCACAAACTCCCCATGACTACATCCCCTGTTGATCTGATTTAAGGTCTCATCATAGATAGACTCCATTCCCATCTCCAAATCCACGTCAAAACGGTCGGTATAACTTTCCAGTAATGCCACTTTTTCGGCGTCTATACAATCAGGCCGGGTACCTACAGCAAAACCTACAACATCTTCTGTATTGATTGACAATGCTTCGTCATACATCATTTTTAAATAATGCGCCGGCGCATAGGTATTGGTATTAGGTTGAAAATAAACAATGAACTTATCAGCCTTATAAAACCCTTTTCCTCTTTCCATTCCCTGTTCCAGTTGCTCACGGATAGTCGGCAACTTACGGGAAAGTTCAGGGGTAAATGAATCTACATTACAATAAGTACAGCCCCCATAACCTTTGCTGCCATCTCTGTTAGGACACGTAAAACCGCCATCAACAATTACTTTAAACACACGCTGACCTTTATATTTTTGTTTTAGGTGCGTACCGTAGTTATTATATCCCTTAATGCCTAAATCTAACAGAGTTCCCAATTGCTTTTATTTTTACTGCAAAAGTACAGCTTTTTAACTTATTCAGGCAGCGGTCTGCCGAAATACTATTTCAGCCTTTGGTAAACTCTTACATAATCAACCTCCATCACAGCCGGAAATACATCTTCGTCAACTCCCTTCATCCCGCCTAAATTTCCTCCTA
Encoded proteins:
- a CDS encoding DUF1456 family protein; the protein is MSNNDIFKKLRVALSLTNDDILKIMALVNFKVSKSELGDMFRNSDHPNFKACGDQILRNFLNGLVIYKRGPRPPKQDPANPAAK
- a CDS encoding DEAD/DEAH box helicase → MMVEKILEKLKINSLNQMQLDTLAAGKSGADVVLLAPTGSGKTLGFLLPVLKNLSKQTPGVQALILVPSRELALQIEMVFRQMSTGFKVNCCYGGHPVKTERNNFEEPPAVLIGTPGRIAYHLRHENFDESAITTLVLDEFDKALEFGFKEDMSYIIRKLLSLKQRILTSATSMEEIPDFTSIDEPIEINFLQDEAVVPDLKLKKVLTTAEEKLATLLKLICKVGDKNMLIFCNHRETVDRISDLLIDEDLAHDIFHGGMEQDERERALLKFRNGSIKILITTDLASRGLDIPEVECIVHYQLPYTEDAFLHRNGRTARMNAKGTAYLIIAEDERYPFLKADIEIESLKGDFKLPKDSEWQTLYIAAGKKDKVNKIDIVGLLLKKGGLEKEDVGLIEVKDQASYVAVKRKMVKRILVALQNERIKNKKVKIEIAM
- a CDS encoding ribonuclease H-like YkuK family protein, whose protein sequence is MTWKKFSGEIIHSSILEEVENAIIRESDNGYRLKVCIGTDSQVKGAFTDFATVIVLLREHHGGFMYIHQEKTSQKMSIKERMLVEVQKSIETAYSVCDLLDLYNVDLEVHADINTNPMFKSNKALNEAMGYILSMGFIFKAKPEAFASSTCADKMVH
- a CDS encoding DUF4468 domain-containing protein; its protein translation is MKLSALITFVLFGVVCFGQEKPLATDERGKLICYEVVVAKDIPKDSLTARAVDFLKKSVKTMKPKSATTDSLIHATGKMIINKTALVLSRPSGEVQYHFYAEAKDGKYRFWLTDFVFIPYQRDRYGNFVPATTVGTPLENKPGKLNAAEWNGYVKATTKAVNAFAERFKAAMKDRDVVPPVVKAVPVGPGRQW
- a CDS encoding outer membrane beta-barrel protein; translation: MKLRSLLTFATFTFVSAGYAQETAEAPLQISGSVDTYFKYDFAKAPNIKTYFDSENNSVSIGMIDLALKKTTGKASFVGELSFGPRGQAQSIVPSSTGESFHIQNLYVNYAFTDKFSMTAGYMGTFVGYEVISPVANFNYSTSYLFGAGPFQNAGIKGTYSFSDKVSLMVGLFNDWNAYEDFNGVSSVGAQLMVAPVKGWTAYINVLNGYHSGGGYGSGTIVDLTTTYQVTDNFKLGLNAADYSASNDNGGYTGAALYPQYAFTPAVALGLRAEYFNLKGVAGAADAAVISGTLSANIKAGDLTFIPEVRLDNDKDYSQSFVKSNGLPTKSASQFSLAAVYAF
- a CDS encoding ammonium transporter; its protein translation is MAKVLFKQWGPFAVLLIIAILALFIPLLPSFDEGKYSAPDIAFVLIAAALVFLMTPGLAFFYGGMVHRKNVLSTMIKSVVAAGVISVLWVVVSFSLAFGESIGGIIGNPMTFFFFQGVNSSPSWSLAATIPLSLFAVFQLMFAIITPGLVVGAVAERIRFTSYILFIVLFSLFVYSPLAHWTWHPEGLLFKMGVLDFAGGTVVHISAGMAALAGALVLKRRKVHQEHQEVPPANIPYVLIGTGLLWFGWFGFNAGSALGANSLAVSAFITTNIAAGAAGLSWMFFDVSRGKKPSVLGFCIGAVVGLVAITPGAGFVSIPSAIFIGVIAAVISNLAVSWKQKTSLDDTLDVFPCHGVGGIVGMLLTGIFATKTVNGAGVDGLLYGNPAFFITQLKGVLITVIFSFVMSFAIFKLINLVQPIRVSEEEEAEGLDASQHNEKYSQGTLIVAGQEVENHF
- a CDS encoding family 20 glycosylhydrolase, with protein sequence MKNVFAWGLKMTLVLSLCVCSTFGQQQVSAYSIIPQPVKLVPAAGSFIWTTSTKIILAENSENLEPAFNELKNVTSEFREGKKLRNVVTLSFDSSLANEGYKLMVEKNAIAIHAGSVQGAFWAISSLKQLMGTKAFRFKAMVLRKSALTEIAIPCVQIEDAPRFAWRGIHLDVSRHFFDLRYLRQMIDRMAYYKFNKFHLHLTDDQGWRIEIKKYPELTAKGAWRDLNDQDAECIARSKTNPDYAIPEKHFKVIDGKKMYGGFYTQDEMKGLIAYATSKGVEIIPEIDMPGHMMAATNLMPWLTSRGKGGQAKDFSEPLCPCKETTFEFAENVFTEIAALFPSKYIHLGADEVEKSSWKNVPECEALMRKEGLKSVDELQSYFVRRMERFFNSKGKKLIGWDEILDGGVSATATMMYWRTWVPAAPKHAAEKGNDVIMTPGEFCYFDAQQDGGSLKKVYSFDPYQFNISEKEKKFIIGVQGNIWTEYIPSERRLEYMVFPRMLAMAEVAWFKGGVNWTGFEKRVQRHFSLLDAMHINYRLPDLDGFVKQSVFVDKGVLHINKPLPDLRVRYTTDGSLPTLRSKAFTKDLVVTKPTQFKVAVFRANNIRGEVYTINYEQQNYLAPLQLFTAQKGLNFSYYPVAYKTVNAIQEKDLVVQRISEAIEIPVEKTAGSFATRHVGYFYAAETGVYSFALRSDDGSVLKLGNRLLIDNDGLHPATEKTAQIALAKGYHPFELLFIEGGGGYTLQLQYKTPSGSFKDVDSSVLFH
- a CDS encoding TIGR01212 family radical SAM protein (This family includes YhcC from E. coli K-12, an uncharacterized radical SAM protein.); protein product: MGTLLDLGIKGYNNYGTHLKQKYKGQRVFKVIVDGGFTCPNRDGSKGYGGCTYCNVDSFTPELSRKLPTIREQLEQGMERGKGFYKADKFIVYFQPNTNTYAPAHYLKMMYDEALSINTEDVVGFAVGTRPDCIDAEKVALLESYTDRFDVDLEMGMESIYDETLNQINRGCSHGEFVEAVKLLENTKLDLCVHTIFGFPWETEEMMLGYIHEINRFPQIKFVKFHHLHIVEGSIMGVKYKKEPFKLFSLEEYTDLLCKLIPLLRPDIVIQRLFGISDWDLLIAPNWGLNKSAIQTYIDKEIERRGVVQGSEYEAK